The genomic interval GCTCAGTGTCCCAGCAGACTCTGTGCATGGATCATCACTTCTTTAGCAAAACACTTCTATGCTTTTATGAAAAGAACAGTGTATGGCTGGACTCCCTGTAGACACAAAGCCAAGTCATACTTGTGATTGTTGTGGTGAAGCAAAACATTTAAAGCAAACTGCGGCGATGTGTagactgcaaaacaaaaaaaaacccgaaCAGAATCTCATTTAAAGCACCGACAAAAACAACCGCAGTGTGGCAGGAATTTAAATTAAGCCGGGAATTAAGTGAAACGCAATACACGGCATGAGAAAGTCTTTTCATTGTGAGTGACTTACCAGCCTGCATGTATTTCTCCAGCTGTTCCCGTCTCTGTTCGACCTCAGCAGGAGTCAGTGTGAAGATCTTCTTTGGGGGGAAAGCAGGCACCACATTGCTGCCATATTCTTTCTTTATCTGTAGACAAAGCAGTTACAGTGTTACAGGAAACACAACCTGCAttttctctgctcaacactgtGAATATTTAGGGAAAAGTTACGTTGCTCCATTTATTTTTGAACACATGCTCTATGAGATATGAGGTTTACATGGTTAAATCCATTAACTTCAGCACAGAGTGGCATTCTCCTGATTGAGggagtggagtttttttttttttcaaagaagtACATTCAAGCTTTTTCAGATGAATCACGGGTCTATTTAAAACCCTGTTTCAACGACTAGTTTCCGTGTATAACACACATCTGGAACCCTGACTGTCTAGTCATTCCAAGATTACTTTGTTTTCCAGCTTTTGACTCATTTCTTCCCATTTTGTATCATCTAAAATCTGGTAGCTTTGAACTGAGGAGGATTTGAACTAAGAGCTCACAAATCTGGAATCACATGTCAAATGTGGTTTCACTCTAACATCTTGCTGCAGGCTAAAGCTGCACATCACGCTCAACATTAGGAAtccattaacacatttttttcctctttatcaTACACCTCGATCCTGCACATATGATGTGATGGAGGCAGGCCACAGTGGGCACTACGGGGTGAGGTGATTTTCACCTCAACAGATTGCCCTCTGGTATTTTCAGTACACCAGCCAGAGGCAGCACTCGTTACACATATAAATTAGCTCACTGAGCACAGGGTACCGTCTTGTAAATCTGAAAGAAAATCAAGGCTATGTCATATGGCTTGTCATGAGTCCTTACAGAAGAGAAACCAAGAGAGGCCGTTAGCatttaaatgtgagtgtgagcaCCATGAGCACCGCAATTACCACAATGTTTTTGGGGTCATGAATATGCCACTGGAATCCCTTTGGGGTTGTTGCTTACAGATTTGAGTGTGTCCTCCCCAAACcctgttgccaggcaacagcaACTGTCAGACTGAATAACACAGACTTGAGGATGGAGACAGAGAAGTTTGGCACCTGCTTGCTTACTTACTAATGTGTGAAAACAGGACAGTGGGTATTTATGTATGGATTGGTACTATGGCATGAATGGAATTAACACATACCTCAGCAACATAAGCTACTTGTTACCACAAGTAAAACAAGTTGATGCTTAATAAAGAAATTGCCAGATTAACAGCTTTGATAAACCAATGTGGTTTTGTGTGACCTTTCACTAAGGCAGAGAGGAAAAATGCTGAAGAACAGGCAAGCCAACACTGTCCAGCATTTCTTTTTCAGATTAAGTTACTTTTCCCCAGCaggtgaaatgaaagaaaggcCAAGAACATTCCTTCCATGTTGCCCACTCGCCTCCAAAATGCAGCCCATTTATATGCATCTAGTTTAAACTGGGGAGGGACGACGGCACAAGACCTCAAAGCACCACATCGACGATTTACAGTGGCAGGTGGTTGGAATATCGACCATGTGGCACAAAGATGAGTGAAAGGTCACCCTAGATGGATGTGATTTCATTTGAGCAACGCTCAGTGTGCCCTAGACATCACCAGAAATGTATATGCATCATGATTACCTGTTCATGGAGGCCAAGCAGTTGACTGTAGCGTACCCGACAGTGCAGGACCCCATTGACATGGATGTTGTAAGCCTGTGTGAAAAGAAGGGGACAATTTTCAATGCAAGGAGAGCGATAACAAAGCTCTGCCATACTTCAGAGACTGAACTTCAAATGCCTCTATTGATCCATCTGAAACAGGCTTGTTGTTGGAACAGCagagattaaaatgtcaaatataaatacaatctGACATATACAAAAATTAGCTAACAGATAaacattatataataatatttttctcCAGCTAAACAAGGGCATGTATGCATCAGTGGCTTTTCGAATTTGGAGCAGAGATAAAACCACCACTgatgaaaaacagcaaagcaACAGCTTGAGCAAAAGTTTCATTGATGATTTCTCTTCCTCGCTCATTATTCTCTCAAAGCTAAAACttccaaacagaaaaaaacagaaactgctGTAGTTAAAACATCTGCCTCTCGCCTTATACAGAACATAACAATacagaaaccacaaaaaaacacaattcgCGAGTCTGCTCGCCATCATGTTTAGATCCAATCACAGACAGTAAATATATACTTCATGTCAGATGCCtcattaaatgttgaaaatgttacTAAACCAAATGAATAACAAAGTTGTGGCCTTAGGGGGGAGGAAAAGTTTAACCAAATAGAGGCTGCAtcaaaaaactcaaaacacCCAATGGACTGTAAAAGAAACGTTTTTCAAAAGGCACCAAAAGCCTGTTTGACTGCCAGTCAATCCTGCCactacaaataataacaatgacttAGTTTTTcctcaaattattattaaaaaaagtccaacacaaaaaatataaataaatgaatggtcTAACTCTGCTATGAGTGCGACTAAAAATGTTCACTAGCTGCAATTCAATAAACAAAGTACACGCTTGCGTACTTTGTTTATtgaattgatgtttttttttccaataacaTTTTTCAAACGGATAGACTAGTATGAAACCGAATATTTTCACTAATAAACACCAGTTTCCACCAGGCTACACACAGCTATGGCCATGTAGACGAGGAATAGTGTACTTGAGATTTGCCGTCAGACACAAACTCCTTTCTCCTCTATGTTAATGGTTATTTATAGTCAACATGGGCAGCCATGGTGTCACTATGGTTCACATACCACCAATGACCTACAATAACAATCAATAGGAAAATAGCAGAAGTGGGAAAATCAAAACTCCtagagtgaaagaggaagggTCAAAAACTTTGGAGAGAGGCCAACTAATGAAGTGAGAAATGTGCATGCAAGCAGTATCCAGGCAGGAAGGAAGAATGAGTATGCAGAATGTCTCAACTCTGTGTGATAACGCAAAGAAAACATCTCAATACATACTCTGAATTGCAGATTATAAAAATGACATGATTATGGTAACTATATGAAGAACCAACAAGGTTGGTTTTGATATTAAGATACAACCAACATCCAAGAGCCAGCAGCAGTTCAAACATTGCCTATTGTCTTCTTACCAAAACAAAGATCAAACATTAAGTTCCAGTTCCAGTGCAAAACCTCTATTGCCCCTGGTGGATCACTGAGTAATTACCACAACACTGTGGTTCTGATTTGACGTAGTTTTGTCAAGGAGAGAcaccaaggtttttttttttttatttctacagtAAGGCCTTTGCTaagttatgtgttgttgatccatCTGTGACTGTGGCGTTACTTCTCCAGGTACAGGCAGCTGTTTATAGAGTGCCTGATTACCATTGGCAGAGCAATCATTTTCAATATTGGACAGTCTGTGAGAAGCTAAAAATTAGATTGTGATAATAAACGATTGCGAAGTCCGACTGAacatccaggtttatttttagaggcagaatccacttctgaaatcTGTCACAGGCGCCTCTTGGTGATTTCAGCCATAGTGCTACTGTATGTGTAGTACACATGACACTTTACCCGCCATGTGTACTAATTCCGCCTCGCCTGCTCAGTCGTGATGAAAAATGCCTCACTCTGTGCGCGGCGCAGGAATGTCGGCACAGACACGAATATAAAAACTGATATATTGACAAACACGAAGTCTGTGAAGTTCATAAAGCATAATGCTCAACTCATTTGgcaatggtttgaatataaCAGAGATTTGAATATATGTAGTGGTAAAGCGGTCAATATGCTGAAGTTACTCTTTTGATTAATGCTATTTCCAACAAGCCTGAAACCAGGGGTTGTAAGGTCTGAGGAATTGTAAAACGGGGCTAATTCAAAcacttaaatacattttaaaaaccaatAATATCTAACTTTATTTAGAGACTAAATTCAATTTGCTTATGTACAAAAAAGTTGATAAAAACATGACTTCCCCCACTTTCAAAACTATAAAAGGCAAACAATGAACAGGTTTTTCAACCAAAGTAAATGAGCGACCGTCACTTTCCATCCCACTTTTACAAAGCCACAAAGACACCACACGGCCCATGTGAACAACACAGGAAGATATGATGAGTCGACTGAACAACAGGAAGCCTGAGCACTCAAAATAAAGATTCATCTGTGCTTGCACGGAATTTGctccatatttaaaaaaaaacaaactgcagccCTTGTTATTATAAAAAGCCCTGTGCAAACTCTGCAAATTCTGTGGCCTAATGGTTCCAAGGTACACAACACATCTCTCAGCATTATAATCAAGCAAAGTCACTTCCCGTGGGCTGCTTACAGGAAGGTCACAATGACAGTCTTAGCACTGCCAGCCGAGAGGTGTTTAGTCTTCTCTTTAAAGTCTTCACTGCAGttaaggataaaaaaaaaaaaaaaatgtgcacaggCAGGAAGTGTTGAGCCCGAGATGGCACCAGAAAAACTCTGTTTAAACACACTCTGACTTCCAAAAGCAAAAGAGTAGGTGTTTGTGCCGTGCTGATGACTGGAAACTATCCTACACTTCTAAATCCCTGCAAATGTCCAGCACTTCTCCAGGGAATTATCGAAACATAGGTCTTGAATTTTATAGCACATTTGTGCAGCAGTAACACAGCAACATTATTCCAAGATATGTCACCCCTTCTTGGAGCACTATAGAGTCATGATACAATACTCACTGGTACGTGTGTGACACTGAGAACAGCCAGTGTGATTTCACATGGAAACCAGATGTTGCAGATGTTATTTCAAAgcagtgaatgaatgtgagagcAACTGCGTTCCATCTATAAAGCATCTGCTACAAACACTTACTAATATTCCACCACTGCTGGTTTTTGTAGTGTTTGTTCCCGACACTTTCGTGACAAGAAATAAACCTAGACCCAAACCACTCCCTAGTAGCAACATAATAGATTATTCTTTCTTAAAGGCATGTTAAAAAGTACATACATTCACACCAACAatgatgtcaaaatgtcatcaaaGTCAAAGTTGACAGTTATTCTTTGGAACAATATTACCTCAGACACACAAGTACAATGTCTCCTGACGGTAGCTGCAACTGCTGTTCATGGTTTATGAGGAAAAACAGTATTTAGCATCCACACAAGCATAAATTGATTTATGATTATGATGCTTCACTCTGGCTGTCCTTGACCAACCCCCATGAATCATACCCTCTCCCCTCCACAGTGAATGTCTGCCACTGTGCCAAGGCAACAAAGGTGTAGCACCTATCAAACATAACTTATTTGCAGTTTTCAAGTGTTTTACACAGGACCTATAAAAAACATGAGAGATAGAATAGAGAGAAAATGGCATGAAGGATTTGCAATATCATGGAGGTGAACCTGAAATGTGGACTTAAATCTTTAAAACAAAGGCAACTCTGTGTTGCCCAAGCTCAGGCACCAGAGACTCAGCAACACTCAAGTTTCCTCTGATGGCTTTTACAATAATgtaacagacacacattcacaataataatcacaggcagtacagtacagtacaaagTACAGTACATAATTGCTTTTCATACTATATTATCATCTATATACTATGCATCTATGTTGTactttatatactatatacttgTTCCTGTTTTCTAGTGTACTAGGGCTATTCTAACACCCAATATTGTCCCCACTGAGATCAATAAAGGATCTTAACTTTAAATGACATGTACCCAAGTGCCAACTTCCAACACGGTACCATGCCTACAAGGATTAGTGTCGGATAAAGTGTTGAATCATGATGGAGGCAAGTGGTTTCTATTCCACTGAAGTCACCAGTGCCATAACTGAATCACCCTCCCCTGAAAAAACGAATCACTGGAGGTATATGTCTGTCTATGTCATGTTGATTTTGCAACGTCAATACATACAACatgatatacatacatatatatatatagcaaaaGTTACATATTGAACTGCAATAAACCTAGATTGTACCTTTCTTTGACTGACTGAGAACTTACCATACCATAAAGGTAGATCattgtttttgccttttattatataatttgCTCCCAATTTGATGCAAGAGATCAGATCAAgagatgattttgtttttttcaaggaGAAAATATTTTAAGAGGGGCAttgagatgttttgttttcccccaATAAAGCCCATGTCACATTTCAACATATTACATGTTTCGCAAGTATCAAATCATCATATTCAACAGTGTTATTGCAAGGTTTCCCAACATCAGCCAGCCCAAGTACAATCACTTTTCCTTTATTTCTTCACATTTCAATGTTCCTTCGTTTGGTTTGCTCCTCTACCTTCACTGTAactgtatagtatatagtatagtaaagtATATTATGTTGCATTTTGTATTAAATTTCTTATACTCAACATAGCTGTGGAGTATAtcttatgtattattaaatattgCTTTCTTGTATTTTGGTGTGACGTATTTTAGGCACCATTctatcatttcatttatatttttgtttttttccatcttgtATGCAAGAATATCGCAGTTTTAGACTCTATTGTGGCAATTAAGCTGATTATACAGCTGTTTACGTCCTGACGCCTCACTGCTAATGTAATAAACAGTAAACACAGAGCATCACTGCTGCACTGGCATTAGCCCTGGACCATGACTAACTAAAACCAGCACTTAGCACAGTCCGAGTGAAAgtggggaaaacaaaaacacaaattatcaTGCTCACCACATAGTTCGATCCATTTTCCCCCGAGCGCACCTCCGTTTCAGGTAtggaaaaatgcattttatggATTTAATGGGGTTTAATCTCGACACACAAACCGGGAGGCAGACGACAGTTCCTCAGCAGCTTCCGatgggaaagaagaagaagaaaaagaagaagacaccaCAGTTTCCCCACAGAAAAGTCCACTGCAGTGACTGTCGGCGGTGAggacacagcagcaggaggaggaggaggaggctcccACACGGTTCATCCACTGGTTCGTGAGTCCGGGAAAAGCGGAACCAGACAGAAGCGAGACTGTGGACGACTTAATTATCCACACGACAACTCATAAAGCAGCGAGCTTTCGCGTAAAACTTCTCCCACGTCAGTGTTAAACTTTTCTCGCTGTTGTCCCCGCAGCAGCCATGTTGCAAGTGTTAAGTAATTACACATTCACTGCTGCcattaaaatgtctgttttcaccCACTTTTTAAGTGGCCCGTGATAAGTTTGGTAATAACACGCACTGTGACAATTCACGGGTGTTTCACTTCACTGGCGCGACCACAGTTTGGGATCAAAGGTGCAGTTGTTGGTTCTTGCAAAAGCCCACACCGTCGCAGTCAGAGCcactcaaaaaaacaaccttccgACACATGAAACGAGCAGCAgttgcacttgttttttgttgttcttgtctttttcttctcctaCACTTGCTGAAGAAAACCTGACGAAGCCCACGCTGAgaaaaaatgtcacagaaatCGCAGAAAAGGCAAATCCACGACCTACATCACGGAATTCTGTGTTCGCTCTGTCTACTGGCCCATCAAGAGGCATTGCAACAATTCTTCTGGGCCAAACCATCTCATCCCCCGCCGGGGGGTGCGTCATTGACTACgggcacaaaaataaaaaaatgctgacATGTTTTATACCATTTACATTAAATAACAATGCATACTGATGTCATATACACTTATAAAAATTGTCACGAACACGATGCTGATTGAATTTCTATACATAATAAAATACTCTAACTCAGTGTCCCCACTTATGTTTCGTGCATCCCAAAGTGACAGTGAAAGCGCAGCCAAAAATTCATTAGACAGAAAAAAATGCGTTAATTTTGTCAATAATGTCAGAAATCAAAGGAAACACAACTATTGATGAATTACTTGCGCAAGGTGTATCATAAAAATACGACATTGTACTCTTACACAAACAATTCCgcactaaattaaattaataaaaaaaatataaaattcagTATGTGTTTATCCAGAATTCATTATTTCaacatattttacacattttggcaTGAATATCAATGCAGTGTGCATACTTTATTTGTTCACCCTCATCCTGTTGTTCTAGTCACGACAGACGCAAATAACATTAGATTAAATAGCCCTTAATTTAGTGTATGCGTAATTGCAGCGCAAAATTAAATTAGACTTCTTGGGTGAAGTGTTGGACCAGTTTCCGGTCACATGTCGGCTACAGTAGTCACATGACTTCAGTCGATGAAAATGAAAGCTGGGTGCAACCAGCTGAAACCTGTGTTGCTTCTTTTCATCgttaatttatgtttttacgCGAGTTGTGAGTCGACTGAACTGCAGGTATGACTTATGTTTGTCACCGTAACAGCTTTGATATTTGATAGAATCCGTGAATGGCAGGTTTTGCGAACGAATCGCTGTGAAAACGACATGTTGTGGTGGCAGTACATTACAGCAGCCGCTCAAATGACTgcgattgttgttgtttacagtcctgtttttgccctttttgtcatttgtaaCTCCAGGTATGTAAACTGTGCAGCGGGACTGTCCTCAATGGCACCGCAGTGGGACAGTTTTGCGCCGTATCCGCTGGACGGATAGACGGACGCTGCTGCGTAACAAATGACAACACAACCGACCCTGAACGCATCATCGGGTAGGACTTTAATGTTGCCTTCAGGGTCTGTAGGAAATACAGACATTGCTATTTGTAGGCCGATAATGTGGAAGTTGTAGCCAGCAGAACAGAATactgttcatgttcatgtcatgtttttctaaatacttagaaaaacatgacattttgacaatttTTCTCTTTGAGAAGTTTAATTTGTTTCTCTAATATAtcaacaaaaatacagaaacaaattaaacttCTCAAggaatatataatattattcatTATATATTCCTTGCCCCGTGTTACTATGATAAAAGTAGCTTGTTTCAGTTAATTAACAACTAGTAGTACTGATTGTACATAGAAACTAAAATACTGCTCCAGCAGCATCCATGTGTCCATCAAGAAGATCACAAAATGTTATTGTCAATGTGCCGCAGTGAAGAAACTGTGAACATAGTTGGTTATTCCCGAGTTCTGGAACgaaaaaacactcaacagacaagttaaaaaaaaccagaTGTGTTAAACATTACTTATTATTTCTGGATCACATGAATGGGTTGCAGACCCCCTCTTCATTATGACCTTTATCCATAATAGTGGAGGTTCCGTAGGAGAGATAAATTTAAGATTTGATGATGAGGAATCATTTTTCCTGCTGTGTCATCAGTGTATTTAAACGAGCTTCCCTGCTGTGTCTCTTAAAGGTCACCAGTGTTGTAGCTTCTGACGTTGTCAAACACCATATAAAGCACAGTTTTTCTGCAACTTAACTTTTGTTAACGATTTaacgtgttgtgttgtgtttgtgttaggtTGGATCTCTCCAATTGTTCATTTACTCAAGTGGGGGATCTTCACGAGTCATCAACAGCAGTGATGATGTATGTACTGCAAATCATTTTGTACTCATTTTCACAACATGTAGTGCAGTGGAGTTCCTGTTGATTCTGCATGATCAAATGAGACACTTTACCTTTCTGaaataattttgttttgcaGAGACCTCTCACTTAATCCTCTTGTCAACCTGAGTGACACAGTATTCCAAGGATTTACTGAGTTAAATCACATGTAAGTATATTATTCCTAGTACTCGCGGTTGATTAGGTTGGCTTCTTGTTTCTTTCTAAATCAAATTATCTCCTTAGGATTTTGCCAGTGGACATAGATTGTCCTGGAGGCAACATGTCTTGGTCAAAGGTGGAGATAAAAGAAAGGAATCGTCTTTGCGACGACCAGAAAAACATGTGCAATCAGAGTAGAGAGCTGTGTAAGTTCCCCATCTCTCATAATCCTCCTGttatgacacatacacacacatctgaacCTGCAGAACTATTTGGTAATATGAGACATCTGTTTGTTGTGCCATTGTCTGACGATCCTCAGCCATCAACTGCCCAGAGAACTCGTTCTGCACCCCCTATGGACCAGGCTTCTTTGAGTGCAGCTGTGCTGACAACTATCATGGATACAAGTGTCTTCGAGAGGTCAGTTTTGGAAGCAGCTTTGTCAGAATCGTTATAAACCAAATCCAACACTGGTGCACTTGACTCTTATTTGTCTTATATGCATTATCTTTCACTTTGACATTAGGGGGAGTTTCCAGCACTACAGGTGTTTGGGCCTCTTGGGGCGTCCACAGTCGTCCTCTCCGTCCTGCTGTGGGTCACACAGAGACGTAAGGTCAAACCACTCTGAACTGCAGTCCACTGGTTTTTATCGTTACCTTGCAGTGATCTACTGAGCAGAAACTGACTTTTCTGAATGGGAAAAATGCTGACGCCAAGTCTGAAGAGACCCCTTgtgtttatttagattttatttttaaatccttGTGGAGCtgctatgttttattttgaggaaTTTCGACTGTTTTATTTCTGAATTGTTTCTGAGAGGTGTTCACccatattatattaaaaaaaacaaaacacttttaaatgtattaaactgACACAAGATATTAATACGAAGGTTGTATTAAACAGCATTctgacctttttgtttttgcttgctgttaactgtgtcaaacatACACTGACTTTGAGTTCACACGATGTAGCTGCAGGGAAATGCGCACAAATGTCGATCCACTGCACGTTGAACATGTATTTTACTCGGGAGAGGTTCAAAAGTAGCCAGCTTCAGGAAGTACATCATCACATCAACCATCGAAATTTCAAGCTGAGCTTTGAGGTTTTTCTGTATTAGAGTAGAATAAGAATGAACGTTACActcctttctgctccttttattttgtctttgttcagCATCTTGATGCAGATGCATGAGAAGCATCAAAGCTTCATCTTAAATAAAGATTTCAAAACAGCACTgtactgggttttttttaatctgttatACAGACGAATATGTCTGGACATTTGGTGTCAACGTAAAGGCAAATGAGGCTAATGAAGGATAGTATacaatataaattaaatatctaAATGTTGTTTATACAGTGACGACAATGTGTTAGAATGTTGAAATCCAAAAAACTATACAGGGTTGTTTTTAACCTGTATTCAGGTCAGTGTTCGGATCACCAACAGTCTGATTAATGCCTTCTCTGGCCATGACCTACATCCCCTTATAATTTAATTCAAATCTGTCCTTTAATTTTTGAGTTAGAACTTCTCAGAACAGACGAGacaaatttggtcaaaaatgcTGCTTTCCTTGGTCgttgaatttgatttaaaagttGGAGAACTTGTCATGAGGATGCAACAGCAAACCATCCGAGAACTATTTCCAAGGTATATATCTTTTATCCTGTTCAATTgatcaaatcattaaaacctaGTCTTAAGAATTTATGGGGCTTTCAATAGTAATTAAAAAGCCTTTAATGGCGAGTTTAAAGCTGCATAGTGTGGTTGATAACCAGAACATGTTGTTAACCATAGTGGAAATGTTATGCTCTAAATACTGGCAATTAAACGTTCAGTTGTAAGGAAAAAGCTCATAACATCTCTCCCTCTAACATCTCAATATGCCTCAATAAACTCTAATGATGCAATTttaccacaaaaacacagcctATGCCATTACAGATATATATTTATTGCATGCTAAAAGCACGatattgtgtgttgtgtgcaatCACTCATGCACACAACTCCACAGTCTCTTGGTTCAGGAGagatggaggtttttttttccgatTACTGGTCCACATTTTTGACTCGCAGCACCACAGGGACAGAGGTGCATGGGATCATTCCCAGTTCTGTGATGACCAGGTCCACAAAATCAGGCGGCGTCACGTCGTACACCAGGTTGAGCAGGCCGAGGGACTTCACCTGCTGCCAGTCCTCCAGCTGAGTCTTTCCTTTCCGGGTCACAATGAGATCATCAGGGTCATCTGGAGGGAACAAGTTGTGATAAAAATGAAGTCACGTCAACAAATAGATAGAAATTAAGAGTTTTTTtcagcagcagtgctgttgtGCCAAAAATTTCTAAATTAAACACACAGCTTGTAATTTCTGCCACTGGGGTTTTCTGAAAACCTAATAAAAGTTAGTTTGATGATGTAAGGAGGCAGCACGGCATCATGAGAATTGTTTGGTTCTTGTTTGGTTCccctgtgtgtttgcacttcaCAGGGAGAGCCACTGCGGGAAAATGTGCAGCAAATGGCAACGAGTAGCCGTGATCCATAAGTGACAAATACACGCaatgaaataaaagaacaaaagataacacactggctaactatTAGTATCGAATACTTTCttccacattttgacatttgcaTTGAAATGTACAGCGGAGATGGTAACGAGGACGACGTCATTTAAAGGCAACCAAAATGAAACAATTCTATGGCTTTAGGGGTTGGAGATGTTTTGGCGATTCTAAGTACACTAatcaacaaaatatataaaatgagtCGTTAGATCTTTAAATGCACGAATGTTACATATTAAATCTTTAAAAGCCCTAATAATCACTGTATATTGAATGTTGGGGAAACAAACACTTGAATTGTTTATGAATAAAGAAACTTGGAGCAAATTCACCTATGAAAAGGAGACATGAAAAATCACTGGATGCTTTCCATACCGAGTTCATTGGACACGAAGGAATCCGTCTGCACTCTCTCGCAAAACTTGTAGGTCTCGCAACACACCAGCACAGGCACGTTAAAGGCTTTGGCCACCAGAGCGATCTGTGACGTCCCCACGCGGGACATGACGTAACCGTTGGCCAGCAGAGCGTGAGCACCAAGGAACACCTTTGACACCTAAAAGAGAATACAGAAGCATGATTCGCTACTCCATCCGGGGGCCAGTAAACTGCTTTAATAGAAACGATAGAATATTAATGGTTTGTTCAGTCTGCTACAACGTTCATGGTCACCTCTGGAAGGATGTAGGAGACAGCTGAGATAAGGACATAAGTGCAGCTGATGCCTTTCTTGACCAGACGCCGCAGAGCCTCCCTGCCCTCCAGCCGAGGCCTGCTGTCCACCACAATCACGTGGAACTTAATGCCCTTCTCGAAGGCCTCGCACAGTATGTGGTTGACCAGTGATGAGCTGAGCAGACAACATGAACATGAGTAAAATGTGGTAGTTTTAGATAAGAATGTGAAAGAAAGGTGGCAGTTTGAGGGGAGAGACAAAAATAGggaagagaaaaacatgttgCCCTTGAAAGTCAACATT from Solea solea chromosome 17, fSolSol10.1, whole genome shotgun sequence carries:
- the atraid gene encoding all-trans retinoic acid-induced differentiation factor; this translates as MKMKAGCNQLKPVLLLFIVNLCFYASCESTELQVCKLCSGTVLNGTAVGQFCAVSAGRIDGRCCVTNDNTTDPERIIGLDLSNCSFTQVGDLHESSTAVMIDLSLNPLVNLSDTVFQGFTELNHMILPVDIDCPGGNMSWSKVEIKERNRLCDDQKNMCNQSRELSINCPENSFCTPYGPGFFECSCADNYHGYKCLREGEFPALQVFGPLGASTVVLSVLLWVTQRRKVKPL